Proteins found in one Clostridium kluyveri DSM 555 genomic segment:
- a CDS encoding sensor histidine kinase produces MRGNWSFSSVMLIFFSALLSLTCGYYICTFIFSQSGINHSYLLYIAQSFVSVVIFFVGWEIYLELHWRFTRKKRKFDLSRSQVLSGAIEAINKMASGDFNVFVKTNELDPFNEVADEVNRMAKELGSLEKMRQGFISDVSHEIQSPLTSISGFAALLRKGNLSESQISRYANIIEAESKRLSKLSENLLRLSNLESENHNLNLKNYQIDKQIESILLMLEPQWSAKSITLDVSLDKTIVCGDEDLLSQVFINLLHNAIKFTSENGNIGVKLSSNENEIECKISDTGRGISPQDQPRIFERFYKADKSRDRSLGGNGLGLSIVKKIVDLHGGKISLTSEIGKGTEFTIFLPR; encoded by the coding sequence GTGAGAGGAAATTGGTCTTTTTCTTCAGTAATGCTAATTTTTTTTTCGGCGTTACTTAGTTTAACCTGTGGGTACTATATCTGCACATTCATTTTCAGTCAATCAGGAATTAACCATTCATATCTACTCTATATTGCTCAAAGTTTCGTTTCTGTTGTGATATTTTTTGTTGGTTGGGAAATATATTTAGAATTACACTGGCGATTCACCCGTAAAAAAAGAAAGTTTGATCTTTCACGCTCTCAAGTATTGAGCGGAGCTATTGAAGCCATAAACAAGATGGCTTCCGGTGATTTCAATGTGTTTGTTAAAACAAACGAACTCGACCCTTTTAATGAGGTAGCAGATGAAGTCAACAGAATGGCAAAAGAGCTAGGTTCTTTGGAAAAAATGCGGCAAGGTTTTATATCAGATGTATCACACGAAATACAGTCACCTTTAACCTCTATTTCAGGGTTTGCTGCACTGCTGAGAAAAGGAAATTTAAGCGAGAGCCAAATATCACGCTATGCCAATATAATAGAAGCTGAAAGCAAAAGATTATCCAAGCTAAGCGAAAATTTATTAAGATTATCTAATTTGGAATCAGAAAATCATAATTTAAATTTAAAGAACTATCAAATCGACAAGCAAATTGAAAGTATTTTACTCATGCTAGAACCACAGTGGTCTGCGAAAAGTATCACACTTGACGTTTCTCTTGACAAGACGATAGTATGCGGCGATGAGGATTTATTAAGTCAGGTATTTATAAATTTGCTTCATAATGCTATTAAATTCACATCCGAAAACGGAAATATAGGAGTCAAATTATCAAGCAATGAAAATGAAATTGAGTGTAAAATCTCCGATACAGGTAGAGGTATTTCACCGCAAGATCAGCCACGAATTTTCGAACGGTTTTATAAAGCAGATAAATCTCGTGACCGTTCTTTGGGTGGCAACGGACTTGGACTTTCAATAGTAAAAAAGATTGTTGATTTACACGGAGGGAAAATATCTCTTACCAGTGAAATTGGAAAAGGTACGGAATTTACTATTTTTCTACCCAGATAA
- a CDS encoding response regulator transcription factor — protein MNKVLVIDDDGYIRELICTVLKNDGFSVFEAVNGRDALQKLGEEKIDLCVLDIMMPQMDGYEFCKQVRRYYEDMPILMLTAKSELSQKVKGFELGADDYLTKPFEVDELLVRIKALLRRYKVVASQTINIGNLAMDKSRYTVISNNENYDIPMKEFELLFMLGSYHGKTLSRNRLIEEVWGLDFEGNERTLDVHINRLRERFPSHVYKFKITTIRGLGYRLEAAK, from the coding sequence TTGAATAAGGTTCTAGTTATAGATGATGACGGTTATATTAGAGAGCTTATTTGCACAGTATTGAAAAATGACGGATTTTCTGTGTTTGAAGCTGTAAACGGGAGAGATGCATTACAAAAACTTGGAGAGGAAAAAATAGACCTTTGTGTTCTTGACATTATGATGCCTCAAATGGACGGCTACGAATTTTGCAAACAAGTACGTAGATATTATGAGGATATGCCTATTTTAATGCTGACCGCCAAAAGCGAGCTTTCCCAAAAAGTAAAGGGCTTTGAACTTGGTGCGGACGATTATTTAACAAAACCCTTCGAGGTTGATGAGCTACTTGTTCGAATAAAAGCACTTCTGAGGCGTTATAAAGTAGTTGCTTCACAGACTATTAATATAGGTAATTTAGCCATGGATAAAAGTAGGTATACGGTCATTAGTAACAATGAAAATTACGATATACCCATGAAAGAATTTGAACTCTTATTCATGCTTGGAAGCTATCATGGTAAAACCCTTTCTCGTAATAGATTGATTGAAGAGGTTTGGGGTCTTGATTTTGAAGGAAACGAGCGAACACTTGATGTTCATATAAATCGTCTTAGAGAGAGATTTCCGTCTCATGTTTACAAGTTCAAAATTACTACAATTCGGGGACTTGGTTATAGATTGGAGGCGGCGAAGTGA